In one Sulfitobacter sp. LCG007 genomic region, the following are encoded:
- a CDS encoding polysaccharide deacetylase, with product MTDPHTWPETVWRPRVEQIRAGRSLLPDRWPGGARFAVALSFDSDHETNELRDGATSLARLSWGEYGARRGIPRIAEVLRRHDARASFFVPAVSALLHPDEQRALAADGHEVALHGWIHERNTTVPPEAERDLMLRAADTLDAIVGTRPVGMRTPSWDFSDATLAIAEEMGLLYDSSLFADDDPYEIVAAGRPTGIVELPVEWIRDDAAYFMMNRMGAQRPYTPPADVLDIFRRELEGARAEGGLFLLTMHPHITGYRSRIFILDELLADIRATGEAWIATHADIARYCLETSGLKGTP from the coding sequence ATGACCGATCCACACACCTGGCCCGAGACCGTCTGGCGCCCCCGGGTCGAGCAGATCCGCGCGGGCCGTTCGCTTCTGCCGGACCGCTGGCCCGGAGGCGCGCGCTTTGCCGTGGCGCTCAGCTTCGACAGCGATCACGAGACCAACGAGCTGCGGGACGGTGCGACGAGCCTCGCGCGCCTCAGCTGGGGCGAGTACGGGGCGCGGCGCGGCATTCCCCGCATCGCCGAGGTCCTGCGCCGCCACGATGCGCGCGCAAGCTTCTTCGTACCCGCCGTTTCGGCCCTGCTGCACCCGGACGAACAGCGCGCGCTGGCGGCCGACGGGCACGAGGTCGCGCTGCATGGCTGGATCCACGAGCGCAACACGACCGTCCCGCCAGAGGCCGAGCGCGACCTGATGTTGCGCGCAGCAGACACGCTCGACGCAATCGTCGGCACCCGTCCCGTCGGGATGCGCACGCCCTCGTGGGACTTCAGCGACGCCACGCTCGCCATCGCCGAAGAGATGGGACTGCTCTACGACAGCTCGCTTTTCGCCGACGACGACCCCTACGAGATCGTCGCGGCCGGGCGGCCCACGGGCATCGTCGAGCTGCCCGTGGAATGGATCCGCGACGACGCAGCCTATTTCATGATGAACCGGATGGGCGCGCAGCGGCCCTACACGCCGCCCGCAGACGTGCTCGACATCTTCCGGCGCGAGCTTGAGGGTGCGCGGGCCGAAGGCGGCCTGTTCCTTCTGACGATGCATCCGCACATCACCGGCTACCGCTCGCGGATCTTCATCCTCGACGAATTGCTCGCCGATATCCGCGCGACAGGCGAGGCCTGGATCGCGACCCATGCCGACATCGCCCGCTACTGCCTGGAGACCTCCGGGCTGAAAGGAACGCCATGA
- a CDS encoding isoaspartyl peptidase/L-asparaginase family protein has protein sequence MTYSIALHGGAGTILRSTMTPEREADYRAALARALDAGERVLRDGGAALDAVVEAVAALEDEPLFNAGRGAVFTSEGKQEMDAAVMDGRDRRAGAVAGIFGPRNPIRAARAVMETTDHVCLIGPNALTVARAAGLPFEEAPYFFTQSRWDALQETLDLRARGETNDDPARRHGTVGAVARDASGHLAAATSTGGMTAKAPGRVGDTPIIGAGTFADDATCAVSGTGHGEVFIRWTAGAEIAARMRYARQSLEEAANHVVMVDLAQNDGSGGVIAVDRNGNLALPFNCEGMYRASLRSGEEPRISIYR, from the coding sequence ATGACCTATTCCATCGCCCTCCACGGCGGCGCCGGCACGATCCTCAGATCGACGATGACGCCCGAGCGCGAGGCGGACTATCGCGCTGCGCTCGCCCGCGCGCTCGACGCGGGAGAAAGGGTCCTGCGCGACGGCGGCGCGGCGCTCGACGCGGTCGTCGAGGCGGTCGCGGCGCTGGAGGACGAACCGCTCTTCAACGCCGGACGCGGGGCCGTCTTCACCAGCGAGGGCAAACAGGAGATGGACGCCGCCGTCATGGATGGACGCGACCGCCGGGCGGGCGCGGTGGCAGGGATCTTCGGCCCGCGCAACCCGATCCGTGCCGCCCGGGCCGTGATGGAAACGACCGACCACGTCTGCCTGATCGGCCCGAACGCGTTGACGGTGGCCCGCGCTGCCGGGCTGCCGTTTGAGGAGGCGCCCTACTTCTTCACGCAAAGCCGCTGGGACGCATTGCAGGAAACGCTCGACCTGCGCGCCCGGGGCGAGACGAACGACGACCCGGCCCGCCGCCACGGCACTGTCGGTGCGGTGGCGCGGGACGCGTCGGGGCACCTCGCCGCCGCGACCTCGACCGGCGGCATGACTGCAAAAGCGCCTGGCCGTGTCGGCGACACACCGATAATCGGCGCCGGCACCTTCGCCGACGACGCGACCTGCGCTGTTTCCGGCACCGGTCACGGAGAGGTTTTCATCCGCTGGACTGCCGGCGCTGAGATCGCCGCCCGGATGCGCTACGCGCGGCAATCCCTGGAAGAAGCCGCAAATCACGTGGTGATGGTTGACCTCGCGCAGAACGACGGATCGGGCGGCGTCATCGCCGTCGACCGCAACGGAAATCTCGCTCTGCCTTTCAACTGCGAGGGGATGTACCGCGCATCACTCCGATCCGGCGAGGAGCCGAGGATTTCGATTTATCGCTGA
- a CDS encoding phage terminase large subunit family protein has protein sequence MVPDIDLAWRRGIRPEPPIPVSDWADRHRILPPTSAEPGRWRTDRTPYLRAVMDALSTASPWERVVLMKGAQTGGSEAGLNWLGYIIQNAPGIAMLVMPSLDMVRRNTTVRIDPLIEATPALRELVAAPRSRDAGNSLFRKSFPGGQLVMTGANSVVGLRSTPVRYLFLDEVDGYPGDADGEGDPVDLAVQRTATFRGRRKIYMVSTPTLKGHSRIEAAFGHSDRRFYHVPCLHCGHMAPITWARIRWPEGRRDAAYLVCEACGGTHHEHEKPRLLAAGEWRPTAEGDGRTAGFHLSALYSPWETWAEIAAEHGRVRKDPARLQVWVNTKLGESWEDQAGDTVPADPLMARREDLGDALPASVAVLTAGVDVQGDRIEVQILGWGRDEEAWVIDYRVLWGDPSGPRLWADLDMVLQATFPHPAGLDLPVRAAAIDTGGHHTKMAYEFCRTRLARRIWAIKGRGGPGIPVWPRRPTRTNKGKIPLFIVGVDAVKDAVYARLRLTEPGPGAIHFPRRLDADYFRQLTAERVVTRFERGRPIRSWQPKRDGERNEALDTFVYAHAALHGLISMGLRLNAEVEGVSWQCPMARSAPSPVRSQWMER, from the coding sequence ATGGTTCCTGACATCGACCTCGCCTGGCGGCGCGGCATCCGCCCCGAACCGCCGATCCCGGTCTCGGACTGGGCCGACCGGCACCGCATCCTGCCGCCGACCTCGGCCGAGCCCGGCCGCTGGCGCACGGACCGCACGCCCTACCTGCGCGCCGTGATGGACGCGCTCTCGACTGCGAGCCCCTGGGAGCGCGTCGTGCTGATGAAGGGCGCGCAGACGGGCGGCTCGGAGGCGGGGCTGAACTGGCTCGGCTACATCATCCAGAACGCGCCCGGCATCGCGATGCTGGTCATGCCCTCGCTGGACATGGTGCGCCGGAACACAACCGTGCGCATCGACCCGCTGATCGAGGCGACTCCCGCGCTGCGCGAGCTGGTCGCCGCGCCCCGTTCCCGCGACGCCGGGAACAGCCTGTTCCGCAAGTCCTTCCCCGGCGGCCAGCTGGTGATGACCGGGGCCAATTCCGTTGTCGGCCTCCGCTCCACGCCTGTCCGCTACCTGTTCCTCGACGAGGTGGACGGCTATCCCGGTGACGCCGATGGCGAGGGCGACCCGGTCGATCTGGCGGTCCAGCGCACCGCCACCTTCCGCGGGCGGCGCAAGATCTACATGGTCTCCACGCCCACGCTGAAGGGCCATTCCCGCATCGAGGCCGCCTTCGGGCACAGCGACCGGCGCTTCTATCACGTCCCCTGCCTGCATTGCGGCCACATGGCCCCGATCACCTGGGCGCGCATCCGCTGGCCCGAGGGGCGGCGCGACGCGGCCTATCTGGTCTGCGAGGCCTGTGGCGGCACCCATCACGAGCACGAGAAACCCCGCCTGCTCGCCGCGGGCGAATGGCGCCCGACGGCCGAGGGCGACGGCCGTACCGCGGGCTTCCACCTCTCCGCGCTCTACTCGCCGTGGGAGACATGGGCCGAGATCGCCGCGGAGCACGGCCGCGTCCGCAAGGACCCCGCGCGCCTGCAGGTCTGGGTAAACACCAAGCTCGGCGAGTCCTGGGAGGACCAGGCGGGCGACACCGTTCCGGCCGACCCGCTGATGGCTAGGCGCGAGGACTTGGGCGACGCGCTGCCCGCCTCCGTCGCCGTGCTGACCGCAGGCGTCGACGTGCAGGGCGACCGGATCGAGGTGCAGATCCTCGGCTGGGGCCGCGACGAGGAGGCGTGGGTGATCGACTACCGCGTGCTCTGGGGCGACCCGTCCGGGCCGCGGCTCTGGGCCGACCTAGACATGGTGCTGCAGGCGACATTCCCGCATCCCGCCGGGCTCGACCTGCCGGTGCGCGCCGCCGCCATCGACACCGGCGGCCACCACACCAAGATGGCCTACGAGTTCTGCCGCACCCGCCTCGCCCGCCGCATCTGGGCCATCAAGGGCCGCGGCGGGCCCGGCATCCCGGTCTGGCCGCGCCGCCCGACGCGCACGAACAAGGGCAAGATCCCGCTGTTCATCGTCGGCGTGGATGCAGTGAAGGACGCGGTCTACGCTCGCCTGCGCCTGACCGAGCCCGGCCCCGGCGCGATCCACTTTCCCCGCCGCCTCGACGCCGACTACTTCCGCCAGTTGACCGCCGAGCGCGTCGTCACCCGCTTCGAGCGCGGCCGCCCCATCCGCTCCTGGCAACCCAAGCGCGACGGCGAACGCAACGAGGCCCTCGACACCTTCGTCTACGCCCACGCGGCCCTGCACGGCCTGATCAGCATGGGGCTCAGGCTGAACGCGGAGGTGGAGGGGGTGAGTTGGCAGTGTCCTATGGCGAGAAGCGCACCATCACCGGTGCGCTCCCAATGGATGGAACGGTGA
- a CDS encoding phage portal protein, which produces MRTLLHRLFGFARARGFDAAGGGRRWEGARTVDGLNAAILAGATSAARRAGRYARNNPWVAAAVDSLVGNVVGAGIKPQSTHPDRAVRELLQALWLRWTDHAAPDGLADFYGLQAMAVRAMVESGESFARLRVTGDAAAIPLHLELLDREQVPMDLHREIGGGARIRAGIEFDAAGRRVAYRVLSSRPGDPLGSLRMDPLRVPAADCLHLFKPLAAGQLRGITWLAPVLLRLHELDQFEDAALVKAKVAALFTGFITDPDGTAGGLSGTNTGGALTVGMEPGSLISLPPGTDIRFSNPTEHDAYVPFVKNHLRAVAAGLGLPYELVSGDLEGVTYSSIRAGLIEFRRRVEQLQHNVVVHLFCRPVWERFVRLAVLTGELPARDFDRNPDAYLGCEWLPPKFDYVDPMKDVQAEIMAIGAGLKSRSQAISERGYDAEQVDAEIAADRERAEGLGLTFGQTAGPQQKEAADG; this is translated from the coding sequence ATGCGGACCCTCCTCCATCGCCTTTTCGGCTTCGCGCGCGCTCGCGGCTTCGACGCTGCGGGTGGCGGGCGGCGTTGGGAGGGGGCGCGGACGGTCGACGGGTTGAACGCGGCGATCCTGGCGGGCGCGACCTCGGCGGCGCGCCGGGCCGGGCGGTACGCGCGGAACAACCCGTGGGTCGCGGCGGCGGTGGACAGCCTGGTCGGCAATGTCGTCGGCGCCGGGATCAAGCCGCAATCCACCCATCCCGACCGGGCGGTGCGCGAACTGCTGCAGGCACTCTGGCTGCGCTGGACCGACCACGCCGCCCCGGATGGGCTCGCGGATTTCTACGGGCTGCAGGCCATGGCCGTGCGCGCGATGGTCGAAAGCGGCGAGAGCTTCGCCCGGCTGCGCGTGACCGGCGACGCCGCCGCCATCCCCCTCCACCTCGAGCTTCTGGATCGCGAGCAGGTTCCCATGGACCTGCACCGCGAGATCGGCGGCGGGGCGCGGATCCGCGCGGGCATCGAGTTCGATGCCGCCGGTCGCCGGGTCGCCTACCGGGTCTTGTCCTCCCGCCCGGGCGATCCGCTGGGGTCTCTCCGCATGGACCCGCTCCGCGTCCCCGCCGCCGATTGCCTGCACCTGTTCAAGCCGCTCGCTGCGGGCCAGCTGCGCGGCATCACCTGGCTCGCGCCGGTGCTGCTGCGGCTGCACGAGCTCGACCAGTTCGAGGACGCCGCGCTGGTGAAGGCCAAGGTCGCGGCGCTCTTCACCGGCTTCATCACCGACCCGGACGGCACGGCGGGCGGGCTTTCCGGCACCAACACCGGCGGCGCGCTGACCGTGGGCATGGAGCCCGGCAGCCTGATCTCGCTGCCGCCCGGCACCGACATCCGCTTCTCGAACCCGACCGAGCACGACGCCTACGTGCCCTTCGTGAAGAACCACCTGCGCGCCGTCGCGGCGGGGCTGGGCCTGCCCTACGAGCTGGTCTCGGGCGACCTGGAGGGCGTGACCTATTCCTCGATCCGCGCCGGGCTGATCGAGTTCCGCCGCCGGGTGGAGCAGCTGCAGCACAACGTGGTCGTGCACCTGTTCTGTCGCCCGGTCTGGGAACGGTTCGTGCGCCTAGCGGTACTGACCGGCGAGCTGCCAGCGCGGGACTTCGACCGGAATCCGGACGCCTACCTGGGGTGCGAATGGCTGCCGCCGAAGTTCGACTACGTCGATCCGATGAAGGACGTGCAGGCCGAGATCATGGCGATCGGCGCGGGGCTGAAAAGCCGGTCCCAGGCGATCTCTGAGCGCGGCTACGACGCCGAACAGGTGGATGCCGAGATCGCCGCAGACCGCGAGCGCGCGGAGGGGCTGGGGCTGACCTTCGGCCAGACGGCAGGGCCGCAACAGAAGGAGGCCGCCGATGGCTGA
- a CDS encoding prohead protease/major capsid protein fusion protein, whose product MADTATDTLPGQSPQTLPDGKGILTRRATLAPATADPEARTVEVVWSTGAPVRRRDMAGQYIERLSLAPEAVDLSRLEGASVLDAHRQTAVRDVLGSVRSAAVDGKRGTALIQFSARPEVEPVWQDVLAVILRHVSVGYSVEEWAEATENGARVLTAVRWTPHEISLVPTPADPGAHIRMETEMTETTTREAADTAPTTETRAEENAEIRSIARIAGLDQSWIDGQIDGGADPDTARRAAFEALAKRSAPSIRTEQVRVEMGDSQDDPALRARQMGEALYARINPRHELSEPARRYAYSTPVDMAKELLTLRGESTMALSPASLVTRALHTTSDFPIILGDTVGRVLRDAYQAAPSGIRRLGRQTTARDFRAVNKIMLGEAPLLEKLNEHGEIKAGTMAEAREAYKVETWARKIGITRQVLVNDDLGAFADLGAFADLARRMGQAAAETEARILVTLLEAGSGNGPTLADGKTLFHADHGTGAVISDATLSTARLALRTQKGIEDRTIRVTPRNLLVPPALETTAEKWLASIAPATAADVNPFSGSLSLVVEPRLSSATRWYVTADPGEIDGLEFAYLSGAEGPQVESRSGWDVDGIEIRVILDFGAGFIDHRGWFMNAGA is encoded by the coding sequence ATGGCTGATACCGCGACAGACACCCTGCCAGGCCAGTCGCCGCAAACCCTTCCAGACGGAAAGGGTATCCTTACCCGCCGCGCAACCCTGGCGCCTGCGACCGCCGATCCGGAGGCACGCACCGTCGAGGTGGTCTGGTCTACTGGCGCGCCGGTGCGCCGCCGTGACATGGCGGGCCAGTACATCGAGCGGCTAAGCCTCGCGCCCGAGGCCGTGGACCTGTCGCGCCTCGAAGGCGCCAGCGTTCTGGACGCGCACCGGCAGACCGCGGTGCGCGACGTCCTTGGCTCGGTCCGTAGCGCCGCCGTCGATGGCAAGCGTGGCACCGCGCTCATCCAGTTCTCGGCAAGGCCCGAGGTGGAGCCGGTCTGGCAGGACGTGCTGGCGGTCATCCTGCGGCATGTCTCGGTCGGCTACTCGGTCGAGGAGTGGGCCGAGGCCACCGAGAATGGCGCGCGCGTGCTGACCGCCGTGCGCTGGACGCCCCACGAGATTTCCCTGGTGCCGACGCCCGCCGACCCTGGCGCCCATATTCGCATGGAGACAGAGATGACCGAGACAACCACCCGCGAAGCCGCCGACACGGCGCCCACCACCGAGACCCGCGCCGAGGAGAACGCCGAGATCCGCTCCATCGCCCGCATCGCCGGGCTGGACCAGTCCTGGATCGACGGCCAGATCGACGGAGGTGCCGATCCCGATACCGCCCGTCGTGCGGCCTTCGAGGCGCTGGCGAAGCGATCCGCGCCGTCGATCCGCACCGAACAGGTTCGCGTCGAGATGGGTGACAGCCAGGACGATCCCGCGCTCCGCGCTCGGCAGATGGGCGAAGCCCTCTACGCCCGGATCAACCCGCGCCACGAGCTCTCCGAGCCCGCGCGGCGCTACGCCTATTCGACCCCGGTCGACATGGCGAAGGAACTCCTTACGCTCCGCGGCGAGTCCACCATGGCGCTGTCGCCCGCGAGCCTCGTCACCCGCGCGCTGCACACCACCTCGGACTTCCCGATCATCCTCGGCGACACGGTGGGCCGGGTGCTGCGGGACGCCTACCAGGCCGCGCCCTCGGGCATCCGCCGGCTCGGCCGCCAGACCACGGCGCGGGACTTCCGCGCGGTCAACAAGATCATGCTGGGCGAGGCGCCGCTCCTGGAGAAGCTGAACGAGCACGGCGAGATCAAGGCCGGGACGATGGCCGAGGCGCGCGAGGCCTACAAGGTCGAGACCTGGGCGCGGAAGATCGGCATCACCCGGCAGGTTCTGGTCAATGACGACCTCGGCGCCTTCGCGGACCTCGGCGCCTTCGCGGACCTCGCCCGCCGCATGGGCCAGGCCGCCGCCGAGACCGAGGCGCGCATCCTCGTGACCCTCCTCGAGGCCGGCAGCGGCAACGGCCCGACGCTGGCGGACGGCAAGACGCTGTTCCACGCCGACCACGGCACCGGCGCGGTGATCTCCGACGCCACGCTCTCGACCGCCCGGCTGGCACTGCGGACGCAGAAGGGCATCGAGGACCGCACCATCCGGGTCACACCCCGCAACCTGCTGGTCCCGCCCGCGCTGGAGACCACGGCCGAGAAGTGGCTGGCCAGCATCGCGCCCGCAACGGCCGCGGATGTGAACCCGTTCTCGGGCTCGCTCTCGCTGGTGGTCGAGCCGCGCCTCTCCAGCGCCACGCGCTGGTATGTGACGGCCGATCCAGGCGAGATCGACGGGCTGGAGTTCGCCTATCTCTCGGGCGCCGAAGGTCCGCAGGTCGAGAGCCGCTCGGGTTGGGACGTGGACGGTATCGAGATCAGAGTGATCCTCGATTTCGGGGCGGGCTTCATCGACCATCGTGGCTGGTTCATGAACGCGGGCGCGTGA
- a CDS encoding phage head-tail joining protein has translation MADLAQLTAWRDALMAARYRGVRTVEYDGKRVTYASDGEMAAALADLNRQIAGATERISVVRIQSSEGL, from the coding sequence ATGGCCGACCTCGCCCAGCTCACCGCCTGGCGGGACGCCCTGATGGCCGCGCGCTACCGGGGCGTCCGCACTGTCGAATACGACGGCAAGCGCGTCACCTACGCGAGCGACGGCGAGATGGCCGCAGCGCTCGCCGACCTCAACCGGCAGATCGCAGGAGCGACCGAGCGCATCTCGGTCGTCCGCATCCAATCCTCGGAAGGGCTCTGA
- a CDS encoding DUF2190 family protein, with amino-acid sequence MKNYLQNGHIVRVTTPAGGIASGEALIVGNIFGIAAYSSAEGDPVELSTTGMFQLPKASAAVLAVGARVAWDNTAKEVTTPAAGRFPIGVAMEAAGNGVTSVAVRLDGVATAAA; translated from the coding sequence ATGAAGAACTACCTCCAGAACGGCCACATCGTCCGCGTCACCACGCCCGCGGGCGGCATCGCCTCGGGCGAAGCTTTGATCGTCGGCAACATCTTCGGCATCGCCGCCTATTCCTCGGCCGAGGGCGACCCGGTCGAGCTCTCCACCACCGGCATGTTCCAGCTGCCGAAAGCCAGCGCCGCGGTTCTCGCCGTCGGCGCGCGCGTGGCGTGGGACAACACGGCGAAGGAAGTCACCACCCCGGCCGCGGGGCGCTTCCCTATCGGCGTGGCGATGGAGGCGGCCGGGAACGGCGTCACCAGCGTCGCGGTGCGGCTGGATGGTGTGGCGACGGCAGCAGCGTGA
- the msrQ gene encoding protein-methionine-sulfoxide reductase heme-binding subunit MsrQ produces the protein MATVTEAINRAARKLPIWPLYIVLLIPVPWWLWLAQNGGLGREPIKALEQELGEMALRLLIAGLCVTPLRRHAGINLIRFSRAIGLTAFAYVCLHLLVWVGLDMSLLWSQMWADILKRPYITIGMAGFACLVPLAATSNGASIRKLGAAGWQKLHRLTYVAVLLGGLHYILLAKGFRIEPLIYMAVILGLLALRLPFVRRRHAA, from the coding sequence ATGGCAACCGTTACCGAAGCGATCAACCGCGCTGCGCGCAAGCTGCCGATATGGCCCTTGTATATAGTGTTGCTGATTCCGGTCCCCTGGTGGCTCTGGCTGGCACAGAACGGGGGGCTCGGGCGCGAGCCGATCAAGGCGCTGGAACAGGAACTGGGAGAAATGGCGCTTCGCCTGCTGATCGCGGGTCTCTGCGTCACACCGCTTCGCCGTCATGCAGGCATCAACCTGATCCGCTTTAGTAGGGCGATAGGTCTGACCGCCTTCGCGTATGTATGCCTTCATCTGCTGGTCTGGGTCGGCCTCGATATGAGCCTTCTCTGGTCGCAGATGTGGGCCGATATCCTCAAGCGTCCCTACATCACCATCGGCATGGCGGGATTCGCCTGTCTGGTTCCCCTCGCCGCCACATCGAATGGCGCATCGATCCGCAAGCTGGGCGCAGCCGGCTGGCAGAAGCTGCACCGCCTGACCTACGTCGCGGTCCTGCTCGGCGGTCTGCACTATATACTACTCGCGAAGGGGTTCAGGATCGAACCGTTGATCTACATGGCCGTGATCCTGGGTCTGCTGGCCCTGCGTCTCCCTTTCGTTCGCCGCAGGCATGCCGCCTGA
- the msrP gene encoding protein-methionine-sulfoxide reductase catalytic subunit MsrP: protein MANRWKNRLRDRDVTPEDIYVNRRTMMAGALAGAGLAGIGSGARAMPEGLEPNPWEDITQYNNFYEFGTAKGDPERYAGEMTTKPWTVSIGGMVDRPGDYAFEDIMAKMTVEDRIYRLRCVEAWSMVVPWNGFELADLLDLAGVQSGARFVAFETLARPEEMPGLRYPVLEWPYVEGLRLDEAMHPLTIMATGIYGKDIPNQNGAPLRLVVPWKYGFKSIKSIVRITLTDSQPPTSWNRAAPREYGFYSNVNPTVDHPRWSQATERVVGGGLFAGRVETQMFNGYAEEVAGLYDMMDLKKNF, encoded by the coding sequence ATGGCAAATCGCTGGAAGAACAGATTGCGCGACCGCGATGTCACGCCCGAGGATATCTATGTGAACCGCCGTACGATGATGGCGGGAGCGTTGGCGGGTGCCGGGCTCGCCGGGATCGGATCCGGTGCGCGGGCGATGCCTGAGGGTCTCGAGCCGAACCCCTGGGAAGACATCACCCAGTACAACAACTTCTACGAATTCGGCACGGCCAAGGGCGATCCGGAAAGATACGCTGGCGAGATGACGACCAAGCCGTGGACCGTGAGCATCGGGGGCATGGTGGACCGGCCCGGCGACTACGCCTTCGAGGACATCATGGCGAAGATGACTGTGGAGGACCGGATTTATCGTCTGCGCTGCGTCGAGGCCTGGTCAATGGTCGTGCCGTGGAACGGATTCGAGCTGGCAGACCTTCTCGACCTTGCCGGCGTCCAGTCAGGGGCGCGCTTCGTCGCCTTTGAAACCCTTGCCAGACCGGAAGAGATGCCGGGCCTGCGCTATCCGGTGCTCGAATGGCCCTATGTCGAGGGCCTGCGGCTGGACGAGGCCATGCATCCGCTGACGATCATGGCCACGGGAATCTACGGCAAGGACATCCCCAACCAGAACGGCGCGCCGCTTCGGCTGGTGGTGCCATGGAAGTACGGCTTCAAGTCGATCAAGTCGATTGTCAGGATTACCCTGACGGACAGCCAGCCGCCCACAAGCTGGAACCGCGCGGCGCCGCGCGAGTACGGATTCTACAGCAACGTAAATCCGACGGTGGATCATCCGCGCTGGAGCCAGGCCACGGAGCGGGTCGTGGGGGGAGGGCTGTTCGCGGGCCGCGTCGAAACCCAGATGTTCAATGGCTACGCCGAGGAAGTGGCGGGCCTTTACGACATGATGGACCTGAAGAAGAACTTCTGA
- a CDS encoding fasciclin domain-containing protein — translation MLKRTFMAIAAAATLTGGSLYAQEKDIVDTAAGSGDFSTLVAAVEAAGLVDTLKGDGPFTIFAPTDAAFAALPEGTVESLLQPENRDQLIAILTYHVVPGKVMSSDLSDGMAAKTVQGSDLTVHLGDGVKINEATVTQPDIQTSNGVIHVVDTVILPES, via the coding sequence ATGCTGAAACGCACTTTCATGGCCATCGCCGCAGCTGCCACCCTCACAGGGGGAAGCCTCTACGCTCAGGAAAAGGATATCGTGGACACGGCCGCAGGATCGGGCGATTTCTCGACCCTCGTGGCCGCGGTCGAAGCCGCCGGGCTTGTCGATACCCTCAAGGGTGACGGCCCCTTCACCATCTTCGCCCCAACCGACGCCGCCTTCGCGGCACTCCCGGAAGGGACTGTCGAGTCGCTGCTGCAGCCCGAGAACAGGGATCAGCTCATCGCGATCCTCACCTATCACGTCGTGCCGGGCAAGGTGATGTCCTCCGACCTCAGCGACGGCATGGCAGCCAAGACCGTGCAGGGCAGCGACCTGACCGTGCATCTCGGCGATGGCGTGAAGATCAACGAAGCAACGGTGACGCAGCCGGACATCCAGACGTCCAACGGCGTCATCCACGTCGTGGACACCGTGATCCTGCCCGAAAGCTGA